In the genome of Mycobacterium kansasii ATCC 12478, one region contains:
- a CDS encoding PE domain-containing protein, giving the protein MTFVIAAPEIISSAVSDLADVDSALSAANTAAAVPTTTVLAAGADEVSAAIASLFAGYARDYQSLSAQAATFYQKFVQALSGAGNSYAVAEAVNASIVQTIEQDLLGLINAPALALLHRPLIGDGTDGAAGSGQNGGPGGLLFGNGGNGGSGAPGLPGGRGGDAGLVGNGGQGGAGGNAMLDASGVPAGNGGAGGAGGHGGLWYGNGGNGGNGGNGINGGAGGAGGQGAPLWGHPGANGVDGTSTGGGTTGTGTDGGTTGGGTGTGGGTTGTGTGTGGGTTGTGTDGGTTGGGTGTGGGTTGTGTDGDTTGGGTGTGTDGGTSTGIAATYSMGSQWDNGFTGSYTITNSGATSQTNWQLQFDLPANESVTGVWNGQVAQSGTQYVITPASWNQTIAPGSSVTVGFEATRTGAYSPPTNLLINGQPVAGGTGTGTGTGGTGTGGTGTGGTGTGGTGIGGTGTGGTGTGGTGTGGTGTGGTGTGGSTSGQYSPYVDITLYPGPNGYDFSSAAQAGVKNATLAFITADPNGQAAWGGYSAFDVTGGSQSSFINNQIANMHSAGINGTISFGGAAGTDLSAVSGQTPTALEQQFLSVVNTYKIYHLDFDVEGALQGNTQALTTQAKAIALLQQQEAANGTPVTVSYTLPVLPTGLVPGQGGGLNVLQIATANGVNISRVNIMAMDYGPGFDQPGNPGMGTYAIDAATATHGQLMTLYPSLTSEQAWSMLGVTPLIGINDDPSEVFTLADAQQLTTFAVQNHIGELSMWELPRDTTGTLGAVDAVDGSGVAQTPFEFSKIFEQIEAGSQL; this is encoded by the coding sequence GTGACATTCGTGATTGCAGCACCAGAGATCATTTCCTCAGCGGTCTCGGATCTGGCCGACGTGGATTCGGCATTGAGCGCAGCCAATACGGCGGCGGCGGTTCCGACCACCACGGTGCTGGCTGCCGGTGCTGACGAGGTGTCGGCCGCGATCGCGTCGCTGTTCGCCGGCTACGCCCGCGACTATCAGTCGCTCAGCGCTCAGGCGGCGACGTTCTACCAGAAGTTTGTGCAGGCGCTGAGTGGCGCGGGAAATTCCTATGCGGTTGCCGAGGCGGTCAATGCTTCGATAGTGCAGACCATCGAGCAGGACCTACTGGGTCTGATCAACGCGCCGGCCCTGGCATTGCTGCATCGCCCGCTGATCGGCGACGGCACCGACGGTGCAGCGGGCAGCGGGCAAAACGGCGGGCCGGGTGGGCTGCTGTTCGGCAACGGTGGCAACGGCGGGTCCGGCGCTCCCGGACTACCGGGCGGCCGGGGCGGTGATGCCGGACTGGTCGGCAACGGTGGCCAGGGCGGTGCGGGCGGGAACGCCATGCTCGATGCCTCGGGGGTGCCGGCCGGCAACGGCGGGGCCGGCGGCGCCGGCGGCCACGGCGGGCTGTGGTACGGCAACGGCGGTAACGGCGGTAACGGCGGCAACGGCATCAACGGCGGCGCGGGTGGGGCCGGCGGGCAAGGTGCGCCATTGTGGGGTCATCCGGGCGCCAACGGCGTTGACGGCACGAGCACCGGCGGCGGCACCACCGGCACCGGCACGGATGGCGGTACCACCGGTGGGGGCACCGGCACCGGCGGCGGCACCACCGGCACCGGCACCGGCACCGGCGGCGGCACCACCGGCACCGGCACGGATGGCGGTACCACCGGTGGGGGCACCGGCACCGGCGGCGGCACCACCGGCACCGGCACCGATGGCGATACCACCGGTGGGGGCACCGGCACCGGCACCGATGGCGGTACGAGCACCGGGATAGCGGCGACATACAGCATGGGGTCGCAATGGGATAACGGCTTCACCGGCAGCTACACCATCACCAATTCGGGCGCGACGTCGCAGACCAACTGGCAGCTCCAATTCGATTTGCCGGCAAATGAATCCGTTACAGGTGTGTGGAACGGACAGGTTGCCCAGTCCGGCACGCAATACGTCATAACGCCGGCGTCGTGGAATCAAACGATTGCACCAGGCAGTTCGGTCACAGTTGGCTTCGAAGCAACCCGGACCGGCGCTTACTCGCCGCCGACCAACTTGTTGATCAACGGACAACCAGTCGCCGGGGGCACGGGGACTGGCACCGGGACCGGCGGCACCGGCACCGGGGGTACCGGTACTGGGGGCACCGGCACCGGGGGCACCGGCATCGGTGGGACTGGCACCGGTGGGACCGGCACCGGCGGGACGGGAACGGGGGGGACGGGCACCGGGGGGACCGGCACCGGGGGTTCGACGTCGGGCCAATACTCGCCTTACGTCGACATCACGCTGTATCCCGGACCTAACGGATACGACTTTTCCTCCGCCGCGCAGGCGGGAGTCAAGAACGCCACGTTGGCCTTCATCACCGCCGACCCGAATGGTCAGGCGGCCTGGGGAGGATATTCGGCTTTCGACGTCACCGGCGGCTCCCAGAGTTCGTTCATCAACAACCAGATCGCCAACATGCACAGCGCGGGCATCAATGGGACCATCTCCTTCGGGGGCGCGGCCGGCACCGACCTTTCGGCCGTCAGCGGTCAGACCCCCACAGCGCTGGAGCAGCAGTTCCTGTCGGTGGTGAATACCTACAAGATCTATCACCTCGACTTCGACGTCGAAGGCGCGTTGCAAGGCAACACCCAGGCGCTGACGACACAAGCGAAAGCCATCGCCCTGCTGCAGCAGCAGGAGGCGGCCAATGGCACGCCAGTGACCGTCTCCTATACCCTTCCGGTGCTGCCGACGGGGCTGGTGCCGGGTCAGGGTGGCGGACTGAACGTGCTCCAAATCGCCACGGCCAACGGTGTCAACATCTCCCGGGTGAACATCATGGCCATGGATTACGGCCCCGGTTTCGATCAGCCCGGGAATCCGGGGATGGGCACGTACGCGATCGACGCGGCGACGGCGACCCACGGTCAGTTGATGACGTTGTATCCATCGCTGACCAGCGAGCAGGCGTGGTCGATGCTCGGGGTGACGCCGCTCATTGGAATCAACGACGATCCGAGCGAGGTCTTCACCCTCGCCGACGCGCAACAGCTGACCACGTTCGCGGTACAAAACCACATCGGCGAATTGTCCATGTGGGAGCTCCCGCGCGACACCACAGGCACATTGGGCGCAGTAGATGCCGTCGACGGCAGCGGAGTGGCGCAAACCCCCTTCGAGTTCTCCAAGATTTTCGAGCAGATCGAAGCCGGCTCCCAACTTTGA
- a CDS encoding cytochrome C oxidase subunit IV family protein, with product MRFNKRLLVVWVVLASLTFSYLWFDYAVDGTPKAGAVITSSVIVIALIKVRIIFREFMEVRQSPAMLRHLTDACVLVVGAALLGSYLVGMMLH from the coding sequence ATCAGATTCAACAAGCGGCTGCTGGTCGTCTGGGTGGTGCTGGCGTCATTGACGTTCTCGTACCTGTGGTTTGATTACGCTGTCGACGGAACCCCGAAGGCCGGCGCGGTCATCACGTCGAGCGTGATCGTGATCGCACTCATCAAGGTACGCATCATCTTTCGCGAGTTCATGGAAGTCAGGCAGTCTCCCGCGATGCTGCGCCACCTGACGGACGCGTGCGTGCTGGTTGTCGGGGCTGCGCTGCTGGGCAGCTATCTGGTCGGGATGATGCTCCACTAG
- a CDS encoding cytochrome c oxidase subunit 3: protein MTAGANKTPRFVPGQPDMWAFVLFETLVFTAYFSFYLFYRTQSPELFLRSQVQLDLRIGVFNTLILLLSSWSVARCVQSARAHAYRAALTDAFLTAFFGLVFLGAKVLEWARQIRMGNSLTANDFFTYYFFLTGIHFAHLLIGFVVIGVAVYQLWGSARTGQGSRGSQQLVETCATYWHTVDFLWVLIFALLYVVR, encoded by the coding sequence ATGACCGCGGGTGCGAACAAGACGCCCAGGTTCGTCCCCGGCCAACCGGACATGTGGGCCTTCGTGCTGTTCGAGACACTAGTATTCACTGCTTATTTCAGCTTCTACCTGTTCTACCGCACCCAGAGCCCCGAGCTCTTCCTGCGCTCCCAGGTGCAGCTGGACCTGCGTATCGGGGTATTCAACACACTTATTCTGCTGCTGAGTTCCTGGTCGGTGGCACGATGTGTCCAGTCGGCCCGCGCCCACGCATACCGGGCAGCGCTCACCGACGCCTTTCTCACCGCGTTCTTCGGCCTGGTGTTCCTGGGCGCCAAGGTGTTGGAGTGGGCCAGGCAGATCCGGATGGGCAATTCCTTGACCGCTAACGACTTCTTCACTTATTACTTCTTTCTCACCGGTATCCACTTCGCGCACCTGCTGATCGGATTCGTCGTCATCGGAGTCGCGGTGTATCAGCTGTGGGGCTCGGCACGAACAGGTCAGGGGTCTCGGGGATCTCAGCAGTTGGTCGAGACCTGCGCCACGTACTGGCACACAGTCGACTTCCTCTGGGTGCTGATTTTCGCACTGCTGTACGTGGTGAGGTGA